ATCTGGGGATCAAAGGAAAATCGGCACTTGTCTGCGCTTCGTCAAAAGGACTGGGGCGCGGCTGCGCTGCGGCACTGGCAGAAGCAGGGGTGAACCTTGTGATGAACGGGCGCAACGCCGAAACGCTGGAACAGGCAGCCGCCGATATTCGTGATGCTTTCGGCGTCGATGTGGTGACGGTGGCTGCAGATGTCGCGACAGAGGCCGGACGCGCTGAACTGCTAAGCGCGGCCAAAGAGGTCGACATTCTGGTGAACAACGCCGGCGGCCCGCCACCGGGCCTGTGGTCAGACTGGGACCGCGATGATTTCATTGCAGCTCTGGATGCGAACATGCTGGCACCGATTGCACTGATGAAAGCGCTGTTGCCAGGCATGATCGACCGCAAATGGGGACGGGTGGTCAACATCACCTCCAGTTCGGTCAAAGCACCGGTGATGCAGCTTGGCCTGTCCAATTCGGCACGCGCGGGACTGACCGGCTATGTTGCGGGCACGTCGCGGCAGGTCGCGCCGTATGGTGTAACGATCAACAACATGCTGCCGGGCATTCATGCCACCGACCGCGCCACCAGCCTCGATAGCGGCGTCAGCAAGGCGCAAGGCATCAGCATGGACAAGGCGCAGGCACAGCGCGAAGCCACGATCCCCGCCCGCCGCTACGGCACCACGTCCGAATTCGGTGCGATGTGCGCATTCCTGTGCTCGCAGCATGCCGGTTTCATCGTCGGGCAGAACATCGTTCTGGACGGCGGCGCGATCAATGCGACGATCTAGAATGCTTGTTTCGCGGGGACGGAGTTGCTAGGTCACCGATAACTTATCGTTTTTGTCGGAATCGCCAGCGTGACCACGCCACGTCTTACCATTTCGCACCTGAGCAAGTCCTTTGACGGTCGTCAGGTCGTCAATGACGTCAGCCTTTCGGTGATGCCGGGGCAGGTGACCTGCCTGCTTGGCCCGTCCGGTTGTGGAAAATCGACGACGCTGCGCGCGGTTGCCGGTGTCGAACGGCCCGACAGCGGTGAAATCCACGTCGACGGCGTGATGGTGTGTGACCAGACCACGATGATCCCGCCGGAAGATCGCTCCATTGGGTTAATGTTCCAAGACTTCGCGCTGTTTCCGCACCTCGACGTGGCGGCAAACGTGGCTTTCGGGCTGAAGGGACGCAAGGCTGACATGCGCGGGCAGGTGGAAAACCTGCTGAAACGCGTCGGCATGCTGCGCCACATCGACCGCTATCCGCATGAACTTTCGGGTGGCGAACAGCAGCGGGTCGCACTGGCGCGGGCCTTGGCGCCGAAACCCAAGGTCATGCTTATGGATGAACCGTTTTCGGGCCTTGATGACCGGCTGCGCGACGACATCCGCGACGAAACGCTCGAAGTGCTCAAAGACGCGGGCGCAGCGGTTCTATTGGTCACCCACGAACCGGCAGAAGCGATGCGCATGGCTGATGAAATCGCCTTGATGCGGGCCGGGCGGATTGTGCAGCGCGGGGCACCATACAATATCTACAATACACCCGTCGATTTGAAGGCCGCGCAATTCTTCAGCGATATCAACGTGATCAAGGGCACAGTTGAAGGCGCGCTGACGGAAACGCCGTTCGGACAATTCCTTGCCCCCGGCGTGCCTGACGGAACACAGGTGGATATCTGCATCCGCCCGCAACACCTCAAGATCGATTTTGATCGCGGTGGTCGCGGGCCCCTGCCCACACCGGCCGACGGCACGCCAGCACGCGGCGTGGTCAAACGCGCGCGCTTCATGGGGTCCGAAAGCCTTGTGGAATTCGTCATGGATTTCGACGGCTCGACGCTCAAGACACAGGTGCCGTCAGTATTCCTGCCCAAACCGGGCACGCCGCTGTGGCTGATGATCCGGCGCGATCGCTGTTTTGTCTTTCCCGCAGGTGGTGCCTAGGGGGCCAGACGGGCAGCACGACCGCCGCGTCGCTTGGTCAACTGGCCCTGACGGGTCGGCAGTTCTGCCATGATGGCCTGACGGGTTTCGGGTGTCATGCGCGACCACGCCCCGATTTCGTCAATCGTGCGCAGACAACCGGTGCAAAGTCGCGACTGCGGATGGATCACGCAGATTTTCACGCAAGGACTTTCGATTTCGTCCCGTTTCCAAACGTTGTCCGTCACGCCGTCTTCCCCATATGTGCCAGTCGATCCAGCAGGCCCTGCAAGATATAGCCTGCCGCGACGTGGTCGATAACCTCTGCGCGACGCTTTCGAGACGTATCCGCCTCCAACAGGGCGCGTTCGGCGGCGACAGTGGACAGACGTTCGTCCCAAAAGGTGATCGGCAGGTCCGTCAGCTTTTCAAGATTGCGGGCAAAGGCGCGGGTGGATTGGCAGCGCGGCCCTTCCGAGCCGTCCATGTTCATGGGCAGGCCCAGAACCAGACCCTTGATGTCGCGCCCTTTGCAAATTTCCAGCAAGCGTGCGGCATCAAGCCCGAATTTCTTGCGTTTGATGGTTTCAAGCGGGGTCGCGACACTGCGCATCCCGTCGGACACAGCGACACCGATGGTGACAGTACCAAGGTCAAGCCCTGCCAATGCGCCAAACGGCGGGATCGCCTGCGCAAAACTGGCGGGATCGTTGCAAATCATTCTGCGACGCCTGCGCTGACAGCCGCGGCGCGCAGGACGTCCATTGCCTCTTCATTACTGCCAAAGACCTGCTGCGCCTCCAGCCAGATCAGACCGGCGTTTTCGGTGTCGCCCAGCACACCGTAAGCGGTGATCAGGCGGGCCCAGTCGCTCGGCGGTCCGCCTTGGGTCGCCAGCCGGTCCGCAAGCCCCGCGACCATGTTGCCAACCATCGCTTGCCGCTCTTCCTCGGTCATATCCTCGGCTGCGGCGATCTGGGCCAGATCGGGGCCAACGCTGGCAGGGGCGGTGTAATCCACACCCGCACGCGCGGCCGCATTTTCGATCTGGGCGCGGGCAAGGGCGATATGAAAACTGTCCTCGCCGCTTTCGACCAGCGGACGCCACAGACGAAAGGCGATATCGGGGCGGGCATTCTGGTTGTGCATCGACCCGATGTAATAGCGCCCCGCCACGCTGCCCGGGTCCAGATCAACAATCTGGCGGGCGATGACTTCGGCTTCGGGTGAAACGATCCCGTCAGCGGCGGCAACCATGAGATCGGTCAGCAGAATAAGATCGGCGACCGCCAGATCGTCACCACGCAGGGCGATCACACGTTCTTGGGCGGCGACGGCGGCGCTGTAGTTGCGCAACTGGGTTTCGTGAAAGGCAAGCAATTCCCAGCCCTGCAGATCATCGGGGCGGGTCGGGACGATAGCGCGCAACTGGGCAATGCTTTCCAGATACGCATCAGAGGCCTCGACCTGCGGCGGTTCCGGCGCGGCGGCGGCAAGCTCGGTCTGGCTCGGGCGGTTCTCGCGCATTTCGGCGGCGATGGCATGACGCTGGGCCAGCGGCTGGTCGGGTTCGCCGGGGGCACCGATGACCCAATAGACACCGATTCCAACCGCCCCAAGACCGGCAACAATCACAAGCGCCAGAAATTTATTCGTACCGGCAGAAGCATGACCTGTCTCATGGCTGGCCTTGCTGGCCGCAAGCAGGCGGCGCGATACTTCTAGACGGGCGCGTTCGGCTTCATCGGGTTCCAGCAGGTCGCGGGCGACATCCTTGTCGATTTCTGCCAGCTGCGCCTTGTATATGGCAACGTCCGGTGCCTGTTCTGTGTCGCGACGCTGGCGCAACAGGGGCAGCGCGACATAGCTGCCCACAAGCAGCGTCATCACAACACACGTAATCCAGAACAACATCTGCGGCCTTTCTTTGCTGTCTAACTAATCACCTCTGCCCAGAGTGGAAAGAGCCAACCCCTGACAAATCGGTGTCCTGCGGGGGGATGTCGCAAAACCGCGCCCCTATGCCGCTGCGAGTATCCTTTCACACCCCGTTCAGGTTCAGTAAAACACTCAAGGCCCAAGGGTCGGGCCAGCAAGGGATTCGTGCATGAAACGCTATTCAGCCTTCGCCATCGCCAAAGAAGCGTTCCGCCAGCACAAGGGTTGGGACAGGGCGTGGGCATCACCCGAACCCAAAAAGAAATATGATGTCGTGATCGTCGGTGCAGGCGGGCACGGGCTGGCCACGGCCTACTACCTTGGCAAGAACTTCGGGATCACCAATGTGGCGATCATCGAAAAGGGCTGGCTTGGCGGTGGCAACACGGGCCGAAACACGACGATCATCCGCTCGAACTATCTGCAGGACCCGTCTGCCGCGATCTACGAAAAGGCACGCAGCCTATATGAAACCCTCTCTCAAGAATTGAACTATAACATCATGTTCAGCCCCCGTGGTGTGATCATGCTCGCCCAGACCCAGCACGAAATCCGCGGCTACCAGCGCACAGCACACGCCAACAGCCTGCAAGGCGTAAAAACGGAATGGATTGATGCAAAGCGCGTCAAGGAACTGTGCCCGATCATGAATATCGACGGGCCGCGTTATCCAGTGCTGGGCGGGCTTTGGCAGGCACGTGGTGGAACAGCCCGCCATGATGCCGTGGCCTGGGGCTATGCGCGGGCCTGTTCGGACATGGGCATGCACATCATCCAGAAATGCGAAGTCAAAGGCGTGTTGACGTCAGGTGGCAAGGTCACGGGCGTGAACACCACCAAGGGCGATATCGCCTGCGACAAGCTCGGGATGGTTGTCGCGGGACACGCATCGGTTCTGGCGGATATGGCCGGTTTCAAACTGCCGATTGAATCCGTGGCCTTGCAGGCGCTTGTGTCCGAGCCGATCAAACCCTGCATGGATGTCGTCGTCATGGCGAACACGGTGCACGGCTATATGTCGCAATCGGACAAGGGCGAAATGGTCATCGGTGGCGGCACGGACGGTTACAACAACTACACACAGCGCGGATCATTCCATCATATCGAGGAAACCGTGCGCGCGCTGGTCGAAACCTTCCCGATAATCGCACGGCTCAAGATGCTGCGGCAGTGGGGCGGAATCGTGGATGTGACGGGTGATCGGTCTGCGATTATCTCAAAAACCCCCGTCGACGGGATCTTTGTGAATTGCGGGTGGGGGACAGGGGGCTTTAAGGCGATTCCCGGGTCCGGCTGGGCAATGGCTGAGCTGATGGCAAAGGGTGAAAGCCCGCTGACCGAAGAATTCTCGATGTTCCGCTTCCGCGAAGGCAAATTCATCGACGAAAGCGTCGCGGCAGGAGTGGCGCATTGATGCGCGAAACCGATAACACCTGTTGCCCGGCAGCGTTCCGCGCAGACCGCACCGCGGTTCAGGCCAACCGGCGCCCAAATCGTCCGGGGAATCCCGCTTATCTTTCTATCCCGCGCCAAACTGCGAAAGTGTATCCAGCCATACAGGAGGAATGCACATGGTTGACTACACCAAAGACACCGGCGGCGGCAGCGGCATCGGCATCTATCTCGCAGCTGGCCTCGTCGTGCTGGTTCTGCTCTATGCGCTGTTCGCAGGTGGCGGAACAACGACCACAACCGACCCGGCTGATCCCGCGCTTGTCGCACCCGAGGCAAGCGAGGCGGCACCAGCCGTCGAAGAGACCGCTCCGGTCGTCACGGAATAACACTCACAACCACTCAACCGCGAAAGGCGGGCGCAGAGATGCGTCCGCTTTTGGCGTGTTTGCGGTGCACGCGTTGTGCACGCCCTGTGCACGCAAATCACCCCCCAATTCCAAGGCTTCCTACCCATGCTGATCCTGCATTGTCCGAACTGCGGCCAAGATGTCGATGAAACCGATCTTCATGCCGGTGGTGAGGCCCATTTGAAACGGTTCGGCCCCGGATCAACGGATGACGAATTCGAGGATTATCTGTTCCGCCGGGCCAATCCGAAGGGTGTGCATTTCGAACGCTGGCACCACACCTATGGCTGCGGAAAGTGGTTTCTGGCCGCGCGCTGCACCGCCACGCTTGAGGTATTCGGCACCTATTCCGCCCAGACGCCAGAGCCGCCGCAGGACATCAAGGATGCGATCAAATCACGCCGTCCCGACTGGACATGGGAGAGCCAATCATGAGCACACGTTTGTCCGGTGGCGGTCGTCTTATCGACACGTCAAAGCAGATTGCATTCCAGTTCAACCAGAAATATCTCAAGGGTTATCAGGGGGATACGCTGGCCTCTGCATTGCTGGCAAACGACCAGATGCTGATGGGGCGGTCGTTCAAATATCACCGGCCCCGTTCTGTCGTGGCGTCGGGTGCGGAAGAACCGAACGCGCTTGTGAATCTTGGCAAAGGCGCGTCGTTTGAACCCAACCAGCGCGCCACCACGCAGGAATTGTTCGACGGGCTTTTCGCGACGTCGCAGAACCACTGGCCCTCACTCGAATTCGATGTGGGTGCGATCAACACGCACCTGTCGCGGTTCCTGCCTGCGGGCTTTTATTACAAGATGTTCATCCATCCGCGCCCGCTTTGGAAGTACGTCTACGAACCCTTCATCCGCCAATCCGCCGGTCTGGGGCAGGCCCCGAAAGAGCGGGATGAGGACACCTATGAGCATTTTAATGTCAACGTCGACGTCCTGATCGTCGGCGGCGGCATCGCCGGCCTGTCCAGCGCGCTCGCCGCCGGCCGCTCGGGCGCGCGGGTGCTGCTGGTCGAACAGACGCCGCATTGGGGCGGGCGGGCTGTTGTGGATGCGCCTGAGATCGAAGGCCAATGCGCGGAAGGTTGGGTGAACGCCACCCTCACCGAACTGGAAGGGATGGAGAACGTCAGTCTTCGCACCCGCTGCATGGGTGCGGGTGTCTACGATCACGGTTATGCGCTTGCATACGAACGGCTCTGCGATCATGGCGCGCAAGACGGGCCGCGCCATCGTTTGTGGCGCATCCGTGCCAAGCAGATCGTGACAGCGACTGGTGCGATTGAGCGTCCTTTGTCCTTTGCAGGCAATGACATACCCGGCGTTCTTCTAGCTGCGGCGATCCGGGATTACGTCGTGAACTACGGTGTTTCCATCGGGGATCGGACTGTTGTCGTAACGAACAATGATGATGCTTACCGCACGGCAATCACATTGAAAAAAGCAGGACTGGATATTCCCGCCATTGTGGACGCCCGCGCACCCGCAGACAGCCCGTTGGTGCAGGAAGCCAAAGCGCTGGGCATTCGTGTTCTGAACGATACCGGCGTTGCCAAAGTCAAAGGCGGCAAGCGCGTGTCTGGCGTGGCCCTGTGCAAACAGGCCGGTGAAGGCGCAGTGACAGAGGAAATCGCGTGTGACTGCGTTGCCATGTCCGGCGGCTGGTCGCCTGTGGTCCATCTTTGGTCCCATTGCGGTGGCAAGCTGACGTGGGACGCGGGGCAGGCCATGTTCCGCCCCGATCCCGATCAACCACCGACCGACGGTAATGGCGAAGGCTTTGTCACCTGCGCCGGTATGGCAAATGGCCATCTATTCACGGCAGAAGCCGTCGCCGATGGTTTCGCTGCCGGACGGCAAGCGGCCAGGATCGCGGGTCACACGAAAAAGGCAGGCGACTGCCCCATCGGTCACGACGCAGAAGAAGCGCCGCTTTCGCCCGTCTGGCTGATGCCGCAAGGCGCGAAATATGAACTGCGCGCCAAAGCGTGGCTGGATTTCCAGAACGATGTAAAGGTCAGCGACGTGCAGCTTGCCGCGCAGGAAGGATTCGAAAGCGTTGAACATGCCAAGCGCTACACCACGCTGGGCATGGCGACCGATCAGGGAAAGTTGAGCAATATCAACGGACTTGCGATTCTTTCGAAAGCACTGAACAACGAAATTCCGAATGTCGGCACAACGACGTTCCGTCCGCCCTATACGCCGATTTCAATGTCCTCGATCGCGGGTGTCGCGAAAGGTGATCTGTTCCAGCCGATCCGCAAGACGCCAATGTCGGACTGGCACAATGCCAACGGGGCCGACAACGAACCGGTCGGCGCGTGGCGTCGCCCTTATGCCTATCTGCGCAACGGTGAAAGCGTCCATGATGCGGTCAACCGCGAGGTGGTGAACGCGCGCACCAACATCGGGCTTCTGGATGCCTCCACGCTTGGCAAGCTGATCGTCAGCGGGCCTGATGCCGGAAAGTTCCTCGACATGATGTACACGAACCTCATGTCGTCCCTGCCGGTTGGCAAATGCCGCTATGGCCTGATGTGCACCGAGAATGGGTTCTTGTCTGACGACGGTGTGGTCGCCCGCATCGACGACCAGACCTGGCTTTGTCACACGACCACTGGCGGGGCTGAACGCATCCACGCCTGGATGGAAGACTGGCTGCAATGCGAATGGTGGGATTGGCAGGTCTATGTTGCCAATGTCACGGAACAGTTCGCGCAGGTGGCCGTGGTTGGCCCGAAGGCACGTTTGCTGCTGGAGAAGCTGGGTGGCATGGATGTGTCCAAGGAAACGCTGCCGTTCATGCAATGGGCTGACGGCACGCTGGGTGACTTCAAGGCCCGCGTCTATCGCATAAGTTTTTCAGGAGAATTATCTTATGAGATCGCCGTTCTCGCATCGCAGGGGCGTGCGTTCTGGGATGCCCTGCTGGCCGCTGGTGAAGAGTTCGGGATCATGCCTTACGGCACCGAGGCGCTGCACATCATGCGGGCCGAAAAGGGCTTTATCATGATCGGTGACGAAACCGATGGCACAATCATCCCGCAGGATTTGAACCTGAATTGGGCGCTGTCCAAGAAGAAGGACGACTATCTTGGCAAACGGGCGCATGAACGTTCCCATATGGCCGACCCGAACCGCTGGAAGCTGGTTGGGCTCGAGACCGTCGATGGGTCCGTTTTGCCCGATGGCGCTTATGCCATTGCAGACGGCAAGAACGAGAATGACCAGACCAACACACAAGGCCGTGTGACATCGACCTATTACTCCCCGACCTTGAAAAAGGGCATTGCAATGGGGCTGGTCCACAAGGGGCCGGATCGCATTGGCGAAGTTCTGGATTTCACCAATATCGGTGGCGAGCCGGTGCGGGCCAAGATCGTCGATCCTGTGTTCTACGACAAAGAAGGGGACAAACAGAATGTCTAACGCTGTCAGTGCATTGGACGGCCGCGTGTCCGAAGGTGCGATCAAGGTCGCCGATGTTGGATTGCGGGGCATGATCAGCCTGCGGGGTGATCTGTCGTCGCGCAAGCTTCGCAAGGTCTGCACGGACCTGACGGGTGCCCAGTTCCCCGAGCAGGGCAAGGCCAGCGGCGGCCTCGCGTGGATGTCGCGCGACGAAGTATTGATCATGGTCGATTACAACACCGTGGAGACCGCGCTTGCGAAAATCGCCAAAGCGCTAAAAGGGCGGCATCATCTTGCCGTCAATGTGTCGGACGCCCGTGCGGTGATGACCGTTTCGGGGCCATACGCCCGCGAGGTTATTGCAAAGCTTGCGCCCGTCGATCTGCATCCCGGCAGTTTTGGTGTGGGCGATTTTCGACGCACGCGACTCGGGCAGGTTGCAGCAGCCTTTTGGATGCACGCGGACGATGCCTTTACCGTCATCTGTTTCAGATCAGTCGGGGATTACACATTTCGGTTGCTCGAAGCCTCAGCAAAAGCGGGCCCTGTCGGCCACTTCTAGCGTTGTTGATGCTTTCGCCTTGACCCTGCGACCTTTTGCGCTTTGTTAAGTCGCAACGGAAACATGCATGGAAAGGGCCCCTGAAATGGCTTTTGAACTTCCCGATCTTCCTTACGCACACGATGCCCTTGCATCCAAGGGCATGTCCAAGGAAACGCTCGAATATCACCACGATCTGCACCACAACGCCTATGTCACAAATGGCAACAAGGCGATTGAGGGCACAGAATGGGAGGGCAAGTCCCTCGAAGAGATCATCAAGGGCACCTATGACAAGAACGCTGTCGCCCAGAGTGGAATCTTCAACAACATCAGCCAGTTGTGGAACCACAACCAGTTCTGGGAAATGATGTCGCCCGACGACAGCAAGATGCCCGGTGAGCTTGAAAAGGCGATTACCGAGAGCTTTGGTTCAGTCGACAAGTTCAAGGATGAATTCAAGGCGGCCGGCGGTGGTCAGTTCGGGTCGGGCTGGGCCTGGCTGGTCAAGGACACCGACGGCGGACTGAAGGTCACCAAAACAGAAAACGGCGTGAATCCTGTCTGTTTCGGCCAGACCACCTTGTTGGGCTGCGATGTGTGGGAGCATTCCTACTACATCGATTTCCGCAACAAGCGTCCTGACTATCTGTCGAATTTCCTCGACAATCTGGTTAGCTGGGAAAACGTCGCATCGCGCATGTAATCCCTGTCCATTGACGATTTTGAAGGCCCGTGGGACACCCTGCGGGCCTTTTTCATTTCGCGGAGCCGTTGCATGGGCCCGACACTTACCGAAATTTCTGCCGCCGCTGACCTTCTGCGTGGCGTGATGGTGCACACCCCGATCTTGCGCCTGAACACCGCCGGGTGGGACCGCTTGCCCGCTGCCGATGTCACCATCAAGCTGGAGCTTTTTCAGCAAGCCGGATCGTTCAAGGCGCGCGGTGCCTTTCTTGGGATTGCGGGTCTGACTGACGGGCAGCGTGCCGCCGGTGTTATCGCCGCGAGCGGTGGCAATCATGCGATGGCGGTGGCCTGGGCTGCGGCAGAGGCGGGGGTGCAGGCCACCATTGCCATGCCCAAAGCCACAGATCCGCTGCGCATTGACGGCACGCGGGCGCTGGGGGCTGAGGTCGTTCTGGCTGACGACATGCCCGCTGCCTTTGCCGTGATGGAGAAGGGTGCAGACGCGGGGAAGACACTGATGCATCCGTTTGAAGCGGCGCATATGACACTTGGCGCGGCGACACTGGGTGCGGAATACGTGGCGCAAGCCCCTGATCTTGATACCTTTGTCATTCCGGTTGGCGGCGGCGGGATGATTTCCGGCATGGCATCCGCGATCCGCCAGTTGCGCAAGGATGCGCTGATTATCGGTGTCGAACCTGTTGGCGCTGACAGTATGTCGCGCAGTCTTGCAGCGGGTGCGCCTGTGACGCTGGAGCGGATCGACACGATTGCTGACAGCCTCGGTGCACCCAAGGCGTTGCCTTATTCCTTTGGGGTCACCGCAGCAAATGTGGACCGGATGGTGCAGATCAGCGATGACGCAATGCGCAAGGCGATGCGGATCTTGTTCACCAAGTTAAGTTTGGTTGCGGAACCCGCCTGTGCTGCATCGTTGGCGGCGATCATGGGGCCGCTCCGGGACGATCTGCGTGGTCGCAAGGTTGGAATCATTGCCTGTGGGTCGAATATCAGTCTGGCGCGGTTTCAAGAATTGACGGGCTGATCGCGGAACGATTTGCCGTTTCGCTGGTTGTTTTTTCAAAGCGTATGCAAGGAGAACATCATGGCCGAACGCGTCAGATCAAAAGATGGCAAATCCGAAACAGAAGAGTTCCTGCCCGAAACGGACACCCCGGACCAGCAGGGTCGTAGCGGTGGGCATTTGCAGCGCCGCGTTGGAACGCGCGACGAGCTGCGCAAGGTCACACAAGGTGGAGAAAGCACGACCCGGGTGACCAAGGGCGACGAATTGGCAACCGGAGAGGATACACGCGATGACTAAAATCAAGAATGGCACATGGGTCGTGGTCGCGGACGGCGAAAAGGCTTTGTTCCTTGAAAACTTGACTGACGGCGAAAACCCGAACCTGAAGGTGATTGCCAAGGACGAGCAAGACAACCCGAAGTCCATCGACCAAGGTGCCAACCGACCCGGCCGCGGCCATGACAATGGTCCGCAGGGTCATGGCCAGCGATCTGCGTTTGACGACACGGATTGGCATGAGTTGGCGAAGGAACGGTTTGCCGCTGACCTGGCCGACAAGCTGTACGAGAAGGCCCACAAGGGGAAGTTCGAGCATCTCGTTCTAGTCGCAGCCCCGAATATCCTTGGAGAGCTGCGCGGTGAACTTCATCAGGAAGTGACGGACAAGGTGATCGGAGAAATCCCGAAAACACTGACCAACCACCCGGTCCACGAACTGACCGAGATCATCAAGGCAGATCTTGCGTCGTAGATTATGAGAGTGACGCACGCAGCAGGCTGGCAAGCGATGGCACATCCTCTGCCACCTGCACGAAATCAATGATGTTTTGACCGGCAAAGTCCTGTTCGACCACGTGGTCGAGCAGGGTTTTTAACGGATCCCAGAACCCATCGATATTCAACAGGATTATCGGCTTGTTGTGCAGACCAAGTTGCCGCCAAGTCAGTGCC
The sequence above is drawn from the Cognatiyoonia koreensis genome and encodes:
- a CDS encoding host attachment family protein; translation: MTKIKNGTWVVVADGEKALFLENLTDGENPNLKVIAKDEQDNPKSIDQGANRPGRGHDNGPQGHGQRSAFDDTDWHELAKERFAADLADKLYEKAHKGKFEHLVLVAAPNILGELRGELHQEVTDKVIGEIPKTLTNHPVHELTEIIKADLAS
- a CDS encoding threonine ammonia-lyase, producing MGPTLTEISAAADLLRGVMVHTPILRLNTAGWDRLPAADVTIKLELFQQAGSFKARGAFLGIAGLTDGQRAAGVIAASGGNHAMAVAWAAAEAGVQATIAMPKATDPLRIDGTRALGAEVVLADDMPAAFAVMEKGADAGKTLMHPFEAAHMTLGAATLGAEYVAQAPDLDTFVIPVGGGGMISGMASAIRQLRKDALIIGVEPVGADSMSRSLAAGAPVTLERIDTIADSLGAPKALPYSFGVTAANVDRMVQISDDAMRKAMRILFTKLSLVAEPACAASLAAIMGPLRDDLRGRKVGIIACGSNISLARFQELTG